From a region of the Oryza sativa Japonica Group chromosome 6, ASM3414082v1 genome:
- the LOC9268194 gene encoding uncharacterized protein, with translation MENNVTMDEHVCPQKMVAFVYNMTSPYGGDNSKETSVVAISALTFFLAAAFFDLNLFSRLSRVSAVLNPTVRLLLAASLNLFLPVMSYLFSEAKMNGGATAGSNNCKKTAKKVAADELSLLARVILIWMLLVELLRKKLEGALVITRGTQGYSNIVTHAASVVWMGNLVFFTVKAPGKKAMFGILWVLCAAKLVQRVVINEMARRSSGHGKNPRLISSYMAATTPIPTDMAGAAALERCRYAVMGEENMVVKAGPRGYELDLDVAETDEVLTVGKIWRTREHPKLKRLCLSFALFKLLRRRLEDVPPMTKREAQECRTIIFDGLGSNATAAGDLAPEVTVFQVLKDELNLFTEYYHSVLPVVLASPYFFFVNYVLYPPVVFALCLMTIVLCGNGGIPYVINAMLTDSSFLSVGVGTMAKCLWSAVARSSRAFYTFIDVFICYILFIAVAYEEATETLVFLISDWFAVSLLHAYYGKATPPAAARFVLKLSRNLRHYPSRITMKQFSVLGCSSDVSTLPLPTAKLPKHTKRSILERFRDARPPQDGGGGAAVPLSKNSPAALSTEPFSRFAWACQGGGGGGVAEIILVWHIATTLLEAHHGPPHPTEHVAEERRSRKTAARLSRYCAYLVAFQPELLPDNKEGTQLVYGDVMNEQMKVAVGAGQLGYHVYLTSEWGRLDAVRKIADRLTATEIHRDSSAAAYASLTVLEKGAVLGKLLVEEADGDDKAAAGGRAAVWEMVAGVWVELVAYMAPSSVEEHARAHEAGLVKGIEVITMLWALATHTGIARPDDEVPVEGSV, from the coding sequence ATGGAGAATAATGTCACCATGGACGAACATGTGTGTCCGCAGAAGATGGTGGCATTCGTCTATAACATGACGTCACCCTACGGCGGCGACAACAGCAAGGAGACGTCGGTGGTGGCCATCTCCGCCCTCAccttcttcctcgccgccgccttcttcgacCTCAACCTCTTCAGCCGCTTGTCCCGGGTGAGCGCCGTGCTCAACCCCAccgtccgcctcctcctcgccgcctccctcaACCTCTTCCTCCCCGTCATGTCCTACCTCTTCTCCGAGGCCAAGATGAACggtggcgccaccgccggcagcaACAACTGCAAGAAGACGGCCAagaaggtcgccgccgacgagctgtCGCTGCTGGCGCGGGTGATCCTCATATGGATGCTCCTCGTCGAGCTCCTCCGCAAGAAGCTGGAGGGCGCCCTCGTCATCACCAGGGGGACGCAGGGCTACTCCAACATCGTCACCCACGCCGCCAGCGTCGTCTGGATGGGCaacctcgtcttcttcaccgtCAAGGCCCCCGGCAAGAAGGCCATGTTCGGCATCCTCTGGGTGCTCTGCGCCGCCAAGCTTGTCCAGCGCGTCGTCATCAACGAGATGGCCAGGCGTTCTTCCGGCCACGGCAAGAACCCCCGCCTCATCTCCTCCTACATGGCGGCCACCACCCCCATCCCCACCGAcatggccggcgccgccgcgttggAGCGGTGCAGGTACGCCGTGATGGGAGAAGAGAACATGGTCGTCAAGGCCGGGCCGCGCGGCTACGAGCTCGACCTCGACGTCGCCGAAACCGACGAGGTCCTCACCGTCGGCAAGATCTGGCGGACGCGAGAGCACCCGAAGCTCAAGAGGCTCTGCCTCTCCTTCGCGCTCTTCAagctgctgcgccgccgcctcgaggaCGTGCCGCCCATGACCAAGCGAGAGGCCCAAGAGTGCCGCACCATCATCTTCGATGGCCTCGGCagcaacgccaccgccgccggcgatctcgCACCGGAGGTGACCGTGTTCCAGGTGCTCAAGGACGAGCTCAACCTGTTCACCGAGTACTACCACTCCGTCCTCCCCGTGGTGCTCGCGAGCCCCTACTTCTTCTTCGTCAACTACGTCCTCTACCCGCCCGTCGTGTTCGCCCTCTGCCTCATGACCATCGTCCTCTGCGGCAATGGCGGCATCCCCTACGTCATCAATGCCATGCTGACTGACAGCTCATTCCTATCCGTCGGAGTGGGCACCATGGCCAAGTGCCTGTGGAGCGCCGTCGCCAGGTCGTCCAGGGCCTTCTACACCTTCATCGACGTCTTCATCTGCTACATCCTCTTCATCGCCGTCGCCTACGAGGAGGCCACCGAGACCCTCGTCTTCCTCATCTCCGACTGGTTCGCCGTCTCGCTCCTCCACGCCTACTACGGCAAGGCcacgccccccgccgccgcccgcttcgTCCTCAAGCTCTCCAGAAACCTCAGGCACTACCCGAGCCGAATCACCATGAAGCAATTCTCCGTTCTTGGATGCTCTAGCGACGTCTCCACCCTCCCGCTGCCCACCGCCAAGCTGCCCAAGCACACCAAGCGCTCCATCCTCGAACGCTTCCGAGACGCCAGGCCGCcgcaggacggcggcggcggcgccgccgttccTCTGAGCAAGAACAGCCCGGCGGCGTTGTCGACGGAGCCGTTCTCGCGGTTCGCGTGGGCGtgccagggcggcggcggcggcggcgtcgcggagatCATCCTTGTCTGGCACATCGCCACCACCCTCCTGGAGGCGCACCATGGGCCCCCGCACCCCACGGAGCATgtggcggaggagcggcggagccggaagacggcggcgaggctgtcCAGGTACTGCGCCTACCTCGTCGCCTTCCAGCCGGAGCTCCTGCCGGACAACAAGGAAGGCACGCagctcgtctacggcgacgtgATGAACGAGCAGATGAAGGTGGCGGTCGGCGCCGGACAGCTCGGCTACCACGTCTACCTGACGTCGGAGTGGGGCCGGCTCGACGCGGTGCGCAAGATCGCCGACAGGCTGACGGCGACGGAGATCCACCGTGacagcagcgcggcggcgtacGCGAGCCTGACGGTGCTGGAGAAGGGCGCCGTGCTGGGGAAGTTGCTGGTGGAGgaagccgacggcgacgacaaggCGGCCGCGGGGGGGCGCGCCGCCGTGTGGGAGATGGTGGCGGGCGTGTGGGTGGAGCTCGTCGCGTACATGGCGCCGTCGAGCGTGGAGGAGCACGCGAGGGCGCACGAGGCGGGGCTGGTGAAGGGCATCGAGGTCATCACCATGCTCTGGGCGCTCGCCACGCACACCGGCATCGCCCGCCCCGACGACGAGGTGCCAGTGGAGGGATCTGTGTAG
- the LOC4339949 gene encoding uncharacterized protein, with translation MDDGSKLQPTATRFRWLNLARCTLASVVTVLAVVVIARAVVVLLRPEKLRLSVAGGRVSVSRMPAMKPLPRVNMSFVLRAFNPSGRASIEYTGITVALRAIDDGDAASPAAAAPIIAQFPFPDVPVAQQVAHEAAARVSLAAAEDVPLRYVKALFDGRGISAAIQVDGFLTTRMEIDGRISRSNGGVATTFYCLPVTIAVGDGDDDESRTRDTWCLDKSDVPAFVG, from the coding sequence ATGGACGACGGCAGCAAGCTGCAGCCGACGGCAACAAGGTTCCGGTGGCTGAACCTTGCGCGCTGCACGCTGGCCTCCGTGGTcaccgtcctcgccgtcgtcgtcatcgcccgcgccgtcgtcgtgctaCTCCGCCCGGAGAAGCTCCGGCTaagcgtcgccggcggccgcgtgtCCGTCAGCAGGATGCCGGCGATGAAGCCGCTGCCCCGCGTGAACATGAGCTTCGTCCTCAGGGCCTTCAACCCCAGCGGCCGCGCCTCCATCGAGTACACGGGCATCACCGTCGCGCTCCGGGccatcgacgacggcgacgccgcctcgccggcggcggcggcgccgatcaTCGCGCAGTTCCCGTTCCCGGACGTGCCCGTGGCGCAGCAGGTGGcgcacgaggcggcggcgagggtgtcgctggcggcggcggaggacgtgcCTCTCCGGTACGTGAAGGCGCTGTTCGACGGCCGTGGCATCAGCGCGGCGATACAGGTGGACGGCTTCCTCACCACCCGCATGGAGATCGACGGGAGGATCAGCAGGAGCAACGGCGGCGTCGCCACCACGTTCTACTGCCTGCCGGTGACCAtcgccgtcggcgacggcgacgacgatgagtcCCGTACCAGGGACACGTGGTGCCTAGACAAGTCTGACGTACCAGCTTTCGTTGGATAG